A region of the Vicinamibacteria bacterium genome:
GGCGCTGAGATTCGCTTATCCATGCGGCGAGGAGACTACGTCGACCTTACCTTCGAAGTTCCTCAACTGGCTGTATCCACGGTTCCTACCGAGCTCTTTTCACCGGATTTCAAGGACGGGCTCGACCTCTGGGTCTCGCGCGAAAGGGTACGATCGTGCGGGGGTAACCTCTCGGGCGAACCGTACGAGAAGGGTCTTCGACTCGAGCTGAGGCTCCCGAAGAGCGAGCCATCTGAAGAAGCCAAACTCCGTCCGGGAAAGAAGCGGAAGGTTCTCGTCGTCGATGACAACCTCGACAGTGCCAGAAGCTTCGCCGTCCTATTGAGCTCGGCGGGATTCCAGACCGAGGTCTGCCGCGATGGTGCCTCGGCGCTGGAAACCGCTGCCTCGTTCGAACCAGATGCTCTCGTGCTCGACCTCGGGCTTTCGGGAATGGACGGCTACGAGGTGTGTCGCCGGGTCCGCAGCGCGCCGGGTGGGGAGAGACTCCTCGTCCTCGCCGTCTCCGGCCGAGCCGACGACGAGTCTCTGGCCGCGGTTCGCGATGCGGGATTCGATGGCCATCTCCTCAAGCCGGTCGATCCCAAGCAGCTCATCCAGCGTCTCTTCGAATAGCCGGCCAGCCCTCCCAGTCGAGCCATAGCCTTTCAGCTCAGACGTGACCTTCTCGTAGATATGAGGCGGCGGTGCGTTCGGCCCACCCGACCGTTGCCGCCAGAGCGAGCATGATCATCGGTCCTGGCACCATCATCCACTCTCCCGCACGCAGATGGGTGAAGACGGCTCCGATCATCAAGATCGAGATCAGCGTTGCCCCGTAAACTCGCATACGGGACGTAAGCAGCATGACGGCGCCGGCGACCTCCAGCACTCCGATGACGTACATGAACGTAACGGAGTAGCCCCAGCCGCGGAAGCTCTCGATCATCATCTCCATGCCGGCCAACTTCAGCCCACCGGTGAACAGGTACACGACGCCGAGAAAAATCGACATCGCCTTGATGGTGGTGCTTTCTCTCA
Encoded here:
- a CDS encoding response regulator, which codes for MTRREAEAFTSIEVERFLSGLVHDLRNLLDGVTMTLLQNSADPTQRSLKEVTFRNVYDVLRKAEDFLDRACPPNRVDGNAEVSPIVERAFKGLGPFLRDRSLSFTSSDGVWVAVDTRVLRRIIENVVHVLSKYTEKGAEIRLSMRRGDYVDLTFEVPQLAVSTVPTELFSPDFKDGLDLWVSRERVRSCGGNLSGEPYEKGLRLELRLPKSEPSEEAKLRPGKKRKVLVVDDNLDSARSFAVLLSSAGFQTEVCRDGASALETAASFEPDALVLDLGLSGMDGYEVCRRVRSAPGGERLLVLAVSGRADDESLAAVRDAGFDGHLLKPVDPKQLIQRLFE
- a CDS encoding DoxX family protein encodes the protein MDSRTLRESTTIKAMSIFLGVVYLFTGGLKLAGMEMMIESFRGWGYSVTFMYVIGVLEVAGAVMLLTSRMRVYGATLISILMIGAVFTHLRAGEWMMVPGPMIMLALAATVGWAERTAASYLREGHV